The Mustela erminea isolate mMusErm1 chromosome 6, mMusErm1.Pri, whole genome shotgun sequence genome includes a region encoding these proteins:
- the KCNA1 gene encoding potassium voltage-gated channel subfamily A member 1: MTVMSGENVDEASAAPGHPQDGSYPRPAEHDDHECCERVVINISGLRFETQLKTLAQFPNTLLGNPKKRMRYFDPLRNEYFFDRNRPSFDAILYYYQSGGRLRRPVNVPLDMFSEEIKFYELGEEAMEKFREDEGFIKEEERPLPEKEYQRQVWLLFEYPESSGPARVIAIVSVMVILISIVIFCLETLPELKDDKDFTGTVHRIDNTTVIYNSNIFTDPFFIVETLCIIWFSFELVVRFFACPSKTDFFKNIMNFIDIVAIIPYFITLGTEIAEQEGNQKGEQATSLAILRVIRLVRVFRIFKLSRHSKGLQILGQTLKASMRELGLLIFFLFIGVILFSSAVYFAEAEEAESHFSSIPDAFWWAVVSMTTVGYGDMYPVTIGGKIVGSLCAIAGVLTIALPVPVIVSNFNYFYHRETEGEEQAQLLHVSSPNLASDSDLSRRSSSTISKSEYMEIEEDMNNSIAHYRQANIRTGNCTTANQNCVNKSKLLTDV; the protein is encoded by the coding sequence ATGACGGTGATGTCTGGAGAGAACGTGGACGAGGCTTCGGCCGCCCCGGGCCACCCCCAGGATGGCAGCTACCCCCGGCCGGCGGAGCACGACGACCACGAGTGCTGCGAGCGCGTGGTGATCAACATCTCCGGGCTGCGCTTCGAAACGCAACTCAAGACCCTGGCGCAGTTTCCCAACACGCTGCTGGGCAACCCTAAGAAACGCATGCGCTACTTCGACCCCCTGAGGAACGAGTACTTCTTCGACCGCAACCGGCCCAGCTTCGACGCCATCCTCTACTACTACCAGTCCGGGGGTCGCCTGCGGAGGCCGGTCAACGTGCCCCTGGACATGTTCTCTGAGGAGATCAAATTTTACGAGCTGGGCGAGGAGGCCATGGAGAAGTTCCGGGAGGACGAGGGCTTCATCAAGGAAGAGGAGCGCCCCCTGCCCGAAAAGGAATACCAGCGCCAGGTGTGGCTGCTCTTCGAGTACCCTGAGAGCTCAGGGCCGGCCCGGGTCATCGCCATCGTCTCGGTCATGGTCATCCTCATCTCCATTGTCATCTTTTGCCTGGAGACTCTACCGGAGCTGAAGGAtgacaaggacttcacaggcaccGTGCACCGCATCGATAACACCACGGTTATCTACAATTCCAACATCTTCACGGACCCCTTCTTCATCGTGGAAACCCTGTGCATCATCTGGTTCTCCTTTGAGCTGGTGGTGCGCTTCTTTGCCTGCCCCAGCAAGACAGACTTCTTCAAAAACATCATGAACTTCATCGACATTGTGGCCATCATCCCCTATTTCATCACCCTAGGCACCGAGATAGCCGAGCAGGAGGGAAACCAGAAGGGCGAGCAGGCCACTTCGCTGGCCATCCTCAGGGTCATCCGGTTGGTAAGGGTTTTTAGAATCTTCAAACTCTCCCGCCACTCTAAGGGCCTCCAGATCCTGGGCCAGACCCTCAAAGCTAGTATGAGAGAGCTAGGGCTGCTcatctttttcctcttcattgGGGTAATCCTGTTTTCTAGTGCAGTGTACTTTGCCGAGGCGGAAGAAGCTGAGTCGCACTTCTCCAGTATCCCCGATGCTTTCTGGTGGGCGGTGGTGTCCATGACCACTGTAGGATACGGTGACATGTACCCTGTGACAATTGGAGGCAAGATCGTGGGCTCCTTGTGTGCCATCGCTGGTGTGCTGACAATTGCCCTGCCCGTACCTGTCATTGTGTCCAATTTCAACTATTTCTACCACCGAGAAACTgagggggaagagcaggctcAGTTGCTCCACGTTAGTTCCCCTAATTTAGCCTCTGACAGTGACCTCAGTCGGCGCAGTTCCTCCACTATCAGCAAATCTGAGTACATGGAGATCGAAGAGGATATGAATAATAGCATAGCCCATTATAGACAGGCCAATATCAGAACTGGCAATTGTACCACAGCTAACCAAAACTGCGTTAATAAGAGCAAGCTACTGACCGATGTTTAA